In Metarhizium brunneum chromosome 3, complete sequence, a genomic segment contains:
- the SMPD3 gene encoding Sphingomyelinase D, with protein MRTACFKLLSCLGLLQLAVALTTRRAYVQILNNTTQPIRAATVIHKYSDIYQHHGYWEVIQPGTRSGNMLRVEYHTGAFATGNDWWLVSWKNPEGTRYYYSNPGNGRIFFDTVEWIFAGRGGHRLESTTGFKQHTLMKTDANRVTQVVINTDNTIQFSSKSGYSSTTSSSTPIFRQYGNPQPFYAIAHRVLDKAGVEVALRHGANAVEIDANAWKLVHRGWWADHDGTLPSRGDRIRDVLIAAANARRAGKNLGFVWLDLKNPDRCGQLETGCNIEALRDMARQILAPVGVKILWGFTGSDINGRASGVVREDLTPSEAISIDGLSGTSARYAERIFNTSGPTNTAQRVWSKGLFQMALNFGSCEDKAMSASSGQICPEIRLGVMSGLFGKVFGWTITRNDGSEVNKLMHAGVDGLIYGHMSSFYEDTKEARDALQIINNWLKANSNHRYLANLDDNPW; from the coding sequence ATGCGTACGGCTTGCTTTAAATTGCTCAGCTGCCTTGGGTTGTTGCAGCTCGCTGTGGCATTAACGACGAGAAGAGCATATGTCCAGATTCTCAATAACACAACTCAACCTATCCGTGCAGCCACAGTCATCCACAAATACAGCGACATTTATCAGCATCATGGATATTGGGAAGTTATACAGCCCGGTACCAGGTCAGGCAACATGCTCCGGGTAGAGTATCACACTGGTGCCTTTGCAACCGGCAATGATTGGTGGCTAGTTTCCTGGAAAAACCCAGAGGGCACCAGGTACTACTATTCAAACCCAGGGAATGGAAGGATCTTTTTCGACACCGTTGAATGGATCTTTGCTGGTCGGGGAGGCCACAGACTAGAGAGTACAACGGGATTCAAACAGCATACATTAATGAAAACAGATGCAAATCGAGTAACACAAGTCGTTATTAACACCGACAACACTATTCAATTTTCTTCCAAATCCGGTTATTCCAGTACTACAAGCTCATCTACGCCAATCTTTAGGCAGTATGGTAATCCCCAGCCATTCTACGCTATTGCGCATCGAGTGCTAGACAAGGCTGGCGTAGAAGTTGCCCTTAGGCATGGCGCAAATGCCGTCGAAATAGACGCCAATGCCTGGAAACTGGTCCACAGGGGCTGGTGGGCAGACCACGACGGCACCCTGCCTAGCAGAGGTGATAGGATAAGAGATGTCCTTATTGCTGCTGCAAATGCTCGCCGCGCCGGCAAGAACCTTGGCTTTGTATGGCTTGACCTCAAAAACCCGGACCGTTGCGGCCAGCTTGAAACAGGTTGCAATATCGAGGCTCTACGTGACATGGCTCGCCAGATCCTCGCCCCCGTTGGTGTCAAAATACTCTGGGGTTTTACGGGCTCTGATATCAATGGCCGTGCAAGCGGAGTAGTTCGTGAGGATCTCACCCCCAGCGAAGCAATCAGCATAGATGGCTTAAGCGGGACCAGTGCAAGATATGCAGAGAGAATTTTCAACACCTCAGGTCCCACAAATACGGCTCAACGTGTATGGTCCAAGGGACTTTTTCAAATGGCCCTCAACTTTGGCAGCTGTGAAGACAAAGCCATGAGTGCATCGAGTGGCCAAATTTGTCCTGAAATTCGCTTAGGTGTCATGTCAGGGCTATTTGGCAAGGTCTTTGGATGGACAATTACTCGTAACGATGGAAGCGAGGTCAACAAGTTGATGCATGCTGGGGTTGATGGTCTGATTTATGGGCATATGTCATCGTTTTATGAAGACACGAAGGAAGCCCGGGACGCTCTACAAATCATCAATAACTGGCTAAAGGCTAATAGTAATCATCGATACTTGGCTAACTTAGATGACAACCCTTGGTAG
- the RIM9 gene encoding pH-response regulator protein palI/RIM9: protein MAKLGPDQYNPETRSFQCDWESCHKSFRRQSDLKRHLYTHTNERPYVCSTPGCGKGFIQRSALTVHVRTHTGEKPYQCEFTECGKRFSDSSSFSRHRRVHTSKQSYTDGSNNSLKSPCVRTPMARYPRSLPRDHHPSNAFDACTLILDSGESSSMTDHKMNFHVQSVLTRSSLVSSSQMLSSPAFDDYGGYLYPYGQIQQKSNLQNTPTEPPQYHAQKARMQMFHHPSSMSQQIYCVDGEDNAEMAIMNTSVPLIYPSPRQLAGLPAMDVPTVTEGTYLSILLFAAFLLLLLSVLSTPITKFVALGSFHDVKYGVFGYCLGDKCTNIAVGYPRGGALTDGTQTFDSPSSVRYTLSTALFIHPIAAILTLVVLCLTVSSHSHGASHSLKYLTILFILTSITFVACLASLIIDMLVFSTHLSWGTYIVLVATIILAISDFGSFIRLRTIIARKSHQQRTVHNENTSGRDYDNRDSEAKPAPVVVSHPMVPTIGGGGSRDEHPVFVTSHSRKKNDSPTGERAFPAQRSAGDKLEKAMHSNITDAGSAVATGKSTQPEARVHYGNTSNECGTSYEDCGREMKSYNLSLGREKPGRRGECGPPTRTFELQGPSPFPPQGLSDMRPGQNERKPSSGDRTLSGNPRLSQPALDRKSTGCRGDLVVDGNGVPRAEATPLGRQISDGLQAPEMNAIPPVPPAANIYELYGQFPNGDVEVVASVGWQQGPSMIASRRATFLSDENQYSIAKLPQYIPPRIQWDENSGRVASRAASPAGHDSVRSGSYSGSLDFLQDFLHPVFSGWISR, encoded by the exons ATGGCGAAGCTTGGGCCGGACCAATATAACCCCGAGACTCGGTCTTTCCAGTGTGACTGGGAATCCTGCCATAAG AGCTTCAGGCGGCAGTCAGACTTGAAACGACACCTTTACACCCACACAAACGAAAGACCCTACGTGTGTTCAACACCCGGCTGTGGCAAGGGCTTCATTCAGCGTAGTGCTCTAACTGTCCACGTACGAACACACACGGGCGAGAAGCCTTATCAGTGCGAGTTCACTGAATGTGGAAAGCGTTTCTCTGAT TCATCATCTTTTTCTCGTCACCGACGTGTGCATACCAGCAAGCAGTCCTATACAGATGGCAGCAATAACAGTTTAAAGAG CCCTTGTGTCAGGACTCCAATGGCCAGATATCCGCGATCTCTGCCGCGTGACCATCACCCTAGCAATGCTTTTGATGCTTGCACCTTAATTTTAGACAGCGGCGAATCCTCCTCTATGACAGATCATAAGATGAATTTCCACGTGCAGAGCGTTCTGACTCGCTCTTCCTTGGTTTCTAGCAGTCAAATGCTGTCATCTCCCGCATTTGACGACTATGGTGGATACCTATATCCATATGGCCAAATCCAGCAGAAAAGCAACCTTCAGAACACGCCTACAGAGCCGCCTCAATACCACGCTCAGAAGGCTAGGATGCAGATGTTCCATCACCCGAGCAGCATGTCTCAGCAAATCTACTGTGTTGATGGTGAGGATAATGCGGAGATGGCCATAATGAACACGAGCGTACCTCTAATATATCCTTCACCTCGACAACTAGCAGGGCTACCAGCAATGGACGTGCCCACTGTTACTGAGG GAACATACTTGTCAATACTTTTGTTTGCAGCCTTCCTCTTGCTTCTTCTATCAGTACTTTCTACTCCCATTACCAAGTTTGTGGCACTCGGATCATTCCACGATGTCAAATATGGCGTCTTTGGCTACTGCCTGGGAGACAAATGCACCAATATTGCAGTAGGATATCCACGAG GTGGCGCATTGACTGATGGCACTCAAACATTTGATTCGCCTAGTTCCGTTCGCTACACTCTGTCAACTGCTTTATTCATTCACCCTATCGCAGCAATCCTCACTCTCGTCGTGCTTTGTCTGACCGTTAGTTCTCACTCACACGGTGCATCGCATTCGTTGAAATATCTTACTATCCTGTTCATCTTGACCTCAATCACTTTTGTGGCTTGTCTTGCTAGTTTGATCATAGATATGCTGGTTTTCTCTACTCATCTATCATGGGGTACTTACATAGTCTTGGTTGCGACCATAATTTTAGCTATCAGCGACTTTGGCTCATTTATCAGACTACGCACCATTATTGCCAGAAAATCTCACCAACAACGCACAGTACACAACGAAAACACGTCAGGCCGAGACTATGATAACAGAGACAGCGAGGCCAAGCCAGCTCCTGTAGTCGTCAGTCACCCAATGGTTCCTACAATAGGCGGAGGGGGCTCCAGAGATGAGCATCCAGTCTTTGTGACTTCTCATAGTCGGAAAAAGAATGACTCACCAACTGGTGAGAGGGCTTTCCCGGCACAACGAAGCGCTGGGGACAAGTTGGAAAAGGCAATGCACAGCAACATTACAGATGCGGGAAGCGCCGTTGCGACAGGCAAATCAACACAGCCGGAGGCACGAGTTCATTACGGAAACACTTCAAACGAATGCGGTACCAGCTATGAAGATTGCGGCAGGGAGATGAAGAGTTATAACCTTTCACTCGGTAGAGAGAAGCCCGGCAGGAGGGGGGAATGCGGTCCTCCAACCCGAACCTTTGAACTACAGGGTCCTTCCCCCTTCCCACCCCAAGGCCTCTCTGATATGCGCCCGGGCCAAAATGAGAGGAAACCTTCCAGCGGTGACCGCACACTGTCCGGAAATCCTCGGCTGTCACAACCTGCATTAGATCGCAAATCAACCGGATGCCGCGGTGACCTGGTTGTTGATGGGAATGGAGTTCCTCGGGCTGAGGCTACTCCTTTGGGGAGGCAAATCTCAGACGGTTTGCAGGCACCCGAGATGAATGCTATTCCTCCCGTTCCGCCCGCAGCAAATATCTACGAACTCTATGGTCAGTTCCCAAACGGCGATGTAGAGGTTGTCGCGTCTGTTGGCTGGCAACAAGGCCCCTCCATGATTGCTAGTAGGCGTGCGACGTTTTTGAGTGACGAAAACCAATACAGTATCGCCAA GTTGCCACAATACATTCCTCCACGGATCCAGTGGGACGAAAATTCTGGAAGGGTCGCATCGAGAGCAGCCTCCCCAGCTGGGCATGATTCAGTAAGGTCAGGATCGTACAGTGGCTCTTTGGACTTCCTTCAGGACTTTCTTCATCCTGTCTTTTCGGGATGGATCTCCCGATAA
- the PIF1_0 gene encoding ATP-dependent DNA helicase PIF1 gives MSLVKLKRKGKRPATWGELELDSVWPLSQMWVQALRRPGRHAVVCLDGYLCMDFGEEEELYHRRAAVQHLAIFVPWESFLSETSGDINTIWERQKQGLARRVSFLVDNVQLLRRSAEDVKRDARQWAAMSGETDPMADVTESGMADGDDELGIGYRSDNIGNAARLIDVFRNAVGSGQITTGSKEISTMVQELCRFQLASLCSTDDLGATMVIERRPRTLGLRGHPSSGAEIPRQEQVRSIKSQQISASKERERMIQGVQSLGSNNTTGHSRAAYSVLHGFGEDDISITAADSETVAGATGPSTSIRFGPATSFLEAGRQFAVSFTLNQRQSIALRLICRQLDRVRRDERGTSQPCQFVGGEGGTGKSQVIEAIAALFASKGISHRLLVTATSGTAAAQVNGITIHSACNLSKGISRTSLYTHVDGIRSSSSGDLYIDGQARMDWHEKWLLIVDKVSMLGARTLHAANKQLCKLRGCMEDFSGIPIIVFCGDFHQFRPI, from the exons ATGTCCTTGGTCAAACTGAAGCGGAAGGGCAAGAGGCCAGCTACTTGGGGCGAGCTGGAGTTAGACAGTGTCTGGCCGCTCTCGCAGATGTGGGTGCAGGCATTGCGGAGGCCGGGTAGGCATGCCGTCGTCTGTCTGGACGGCTACCTCTGCATGGATTTtggggaggaagaggagctcTATCACAGGAG GGCGGCCGTACAACATCTGGCCATCTTTGTCCCGTGGGAGTCGTTCTTGTCCGAGACGTCAGGCGATATCAATACCATTTGGGAGAGACAAAAACAGGGTCTGGCTCGCAGGGTGTCATTCCTTGTAGACAACGTTCAACTACTCCGCCGGTCCGCCGAAGACGTGAAGCGAGATGCCAGACAGtgggccgccatgtccggAGAGACAGATCCTATGGCTGACGTGACCGAGTCGGGCATggctgatggcgatgatgagctgGGAATAGGGTACCGGTCAGACAATATCGGCAATGCAGCTCGCCTCATTGACGTTTTCAGAAATGCGGTGGGAAGTGGTCAGATCACGACCGGATCAAAGGAAATCTCGACAATGGTGCAGGAACTGTGCCGATTTCAGCTAGCGTCCCTGTGCTCAACGGATGATCTGGGTGCCACGATGGTTATAGAGCGACGACCAAGAACACTCGGCCTCCGAGGACACCCATCTTCGGGGGCAGAGATCCCGAGACAGGAACAGGTCAGGTCTATTAAATCGCAGCAAATAAGCGCGTccaaggagagggagagaatGATCCAGGGGGTGCAGAGCCTGGGCAGTAACAACACGACGGGTCACAGTAGAGCTGCGTACAGTGTCCTTCACGGCTtcggcgaggacgacatcTCCATAACGGCCGCAGACTCGGAGACTGTCGCCGGGGCCACAGGCCCGTCAACGAGCATCCGGTTTGGGCCGGCCACCTCGTTTCTGGAGGCAGGGAGGCAGTTCGCCGTGTCCTTCACGCTCAACCAAAGACAGAGCATTGCCCTCCGACTGATATGCCGTCAATTGGACCGAGTGCGTCGCGATGAGCGAGGTACCTCCCAGCCCTGCCAATTTGTCGGAGGCGAAGGCGGCACTGGAAAGTCGCAGGTCATCGAAGCTATCGCCGCGCTGTTTGCAAGCAAAGGAATATCACATCGTCTGCTGGTAACGGCGACATCAGGCACCGCGGCGGCACAGGTCAATGGTATTACTATCCACTCCGCGTGCAATTTGTCCAAAGGCATCTCGCGAACAAGTCTATATACGCACGTCGACGGGATTCGTTCTTCCAGCTCGGGTGACCTATATATcgatggccaggccaggaTGGACTGGCACGAGAAATGGCTGCTGATCGTTGACAAGGTCAGCATGCTTGGTGCGCGGACGTTACACGCCGCGAACAAGCAGCTGTGTAAGCTTCGGGGGTGCATGGAAGACTTTAGCGGGATTCCTATTATTGTCTTCTGCGGCGACTTCCACCAGTTCCGCCCCATTTAA
- the hhp1_0 gene encoding Casein kinase I hhp1, with amino-acid sequence MLQVPQSNPESAVCRPMGAKNIPNFRGLAYATPLGFTHSDPPLPPVLPPRAQNIRHSRKVQSVWWVPDNRNPRLAQGTCAGGVNPPIGVVSSAAQQRATIPSATYEHEKGLAAQHPRQPYQQPGKPDSDLASGRRQQEIKAIDNSQRLAYDIPRLEVEPERTPAEQSVELARSQTQPTMPQTKLKNFFMKFAASDDTCQNNNLSTPSVSDKVDCEQNLRVGVKYRIGRKIGSGSFGEIYLGTNIISGEVVAIKLESIRAKHPQLEYETRVYESLAGGVGIPFVRWFGTEGDYNAMVLDLLGPSLEDLFNFCNRKFSLKTILLLADQFISRIEYIYSKSFLYHDIKPNNLLMGMGKRGNQVNVIDFGLAKRYWDPKTHFHIPYCEGVEQSRRDDVESLGYVMLYFYHGSLPWKISTPTEILCCGLPNKFRVYLNYARSLRFNNEPDYRYLRQIFRDVFVRQGFQYDYVFDWTIYKQQKNVQTIPQAAAKGRS; translated from the exons ATGTTGCAAGTCCCACAGAGCAACCCGGAAAGTGCGGTCTGCCGGCCAATGGGAGCTAAAAATATTCCAAACTTCCGTGGCCTTGCGTACGCAACCCCTCTGGGTTTCACACATTCAGatccgccgctgccgccagTGCTACCGCCCCGAGCCCAGAATATTCGGCACTCACGCAAGGTTCAGTCAGTTTGGTGGGTGCCAGACAACCGCAATCCCAGGCTCGCACAGGGAACATGTGCAGGTGGTGTGAACCCACCAATCGGCGTCGTATCATCAGCTGCCCAGCAACGGGCGACAATCCCATCCGCGACTTATGAGCATGAAAAAGGCCTAGCAGCCCAACACCCTCGACAGCCGTATCAACAGCCAGGAAAACCGGATTCAGACTTGGCGAGTGGACGGAGACAGCAGGAGATTAAAGCAATTGACAATTCCCAGCGCTTGGCTTATGACATCCCGCGACTTGAGGTCGAGCCAGAGCGCACTCCAGCCGAACAGAGTGTCGAACTTGCGAGATCCCAAACGCAGCCTACTATGCCTCAGACAAAACTGAAGAACTTCTTTATGAAATTCG CTGCCTCAGACGATACGTGTCAAAACAACAATCTCAGTACGCCATCCGTGTCAGACAAAGTGGAT TGTGAGCAGAATCTCCGCGTCGGGGTCAAATACCGCATTGGCCGCAAGATTGGCTCCGGTTCGTTCGGCGAAATATACCTGGGCACTAATATCATATCTGGAGAAGTGGTCGCTATTAAGCTTGAATCTATCAGGGCTAAGCACCCCCAGCTTGAGTATGAAACCCGCGTCTACGAGTCTCtggctggcggcgtcggcatccCCTTTGTACGCTGGTTTGGTACCGAAGGGGACTACAACGCCATGGTACTTGACCTCCTCGGCCCAAGCTTGGAGGACCTGTTCAACTTCTGCAACCGAAAGTTCTCGTTAAAGActattcttcttctcgccgaTCAGTTCATTTCCCGAATTGAATATATTTATTCAAAGTCTTTCCTCTACCACGATATTAAGCCCAATAACCTCCTTATGGGCATGGGTAAGCGTGGCAACCAAGTTAATGTCATTGATTTTGGTCTAGCTAAGAGGTACTGGGATCCTAAGACTCATTTTCATATTCCTTATTGTGAGG GTGTGGAGCAGTCCCGCCGTGATGATGTGGAATCTCTAGGCTACGTCATGCTCTACTTCTATCACGGCTCGCTTCCTTG GAAGATAAGTACTCCTACCGAGATTTTATGTTGCGGTCTCCCAAACAAGTTTCGCGTCTACTTAAACTACGCTCGTTCCCTCCGCTTCAACAACGAACCCGACTATCGCTATCTTCGCCAGATCTTTCGCGATGTGTTTGTTCGTCAGGGCTTCCAGTATGACTATGTCTTCGACTGGACAATCTACAAGCAGCAGAAGAATGTCCAGACAATTCCTCAAGCCGCTGCCAAAGGACGGTCATAA